In the genome of Olsenella profusa DSM 13989, one region contains:
- a CDS encoding sensor histidine kinase, translating into MERAVDKTFVLVLCACLSVLGGRTDAVGVAWLVAAITLTSLASLMRTRGGEVARAVAIVTACVMALAPGATAALPLATFELALHVPWRLHVAWLCAFAAGHAAGDPTIAAVTLAAATVCALLATREVRLAEARGRLYETEDELSDRLLALRAQNRELEDARGEASQAATLAERTRMAREVHDGVGHSLTRLIYQVAALRLVHHDDVCVTGELDELRSGLDETMDAMRASVHALDDHAMDLRVELDRLAVRSPHARVSVEYGLRDTPSAATTRCLVAVAREALTNAERHAHARAATIHAREFPGLWQLTIENDGDMPTGSMEAGELSERGLGLRAMRERVESLGGTFHTDFDAQRFQVFASIPRKVGT; encoded by the coding sequence ATGGAACGTGCTGTGGACAAGACCTTCGTGCTCGTGCTCTGTGCCTGCCTCTCCGTGCTCGGTGGACGCACCGATGCCGTGGGCGTGGCGTGGCTCGTCGCCGCCATCACCCTCACGTCACTCGCAAGCCTCATGCGAACGCGAGGCGGGGAGGTGGCGCGAGCGGTGGCGATCGTCACCGCATGCGTCATGGCCCTTGCACCAGGCGCCACGGCAGCGCTTCCCCTCGCAACCTTCGAGCTCGCGCTCCACGTGCCCTGGCGGCTGCACGTCGCATGGCTGTGCGCCTTCGCCGCCGGACATGCCGCAGGCGACCCCACCATAGCTGCGGTCACGTTGGCTGCGGCTACGGTCTGTGCGCTGCTTGCCACAAGGGAGGTGCGCCTTGCCGAGGCACGCGGGCGTCTGTACGAGACCGAGGATGAGCTCTCGGACCGCCTGCTTGCGCTGCGCGCGCAAAACCGCGAGCTTGAGGACGCACGTGGTGAGGCGTCGCAGGCTGCCACCCTTGCCGAGCGTACGCGCATGGCCCGTGAGGTGCACGACGGCGTGGGTCATAGCCTGACGCGCCTCATCTACCAGGTCGCCGCGCTCAGGCTCGTCCATCACGACGACGTATGTGTCACGGGTGAGCTGGACGAGCTCCGGTCCGGACTCGACGAGACGATGGATGCCATGCGTGCGAGCGTGCATGCCCTGGATGACCATGCGATGGACCTCCGCGTCGAGCTGGATAGGCTTGCGGTGCGCAGTCCCCATGCACGGGTGAGCGTGGAGTACGGCCTGAGGGACACGCCCAGCGCCGCGACGACGCGCTGCCTTGTCGCCGTCGCACGCGAGGCGCTCACCAATGCCGAGCGCCATGCGCACGCACGTGCGGCCACCATCCATGCGCGCGAGTTCCCCGGCCTGTGGCAGCTGACCATAGAGAACGATGGCGACATGCCCACGGGCAGCATGGAAGCGGGCGAGCTCTCGGAACGGGGACTGGGGCTGCGTGCCATGCGTGAGCGCGTGGAATCCCTGGGGGGCACGTTTCACACAGACTTCGATGCGCAACGCTTCCAGGTCTTCGCATCGATTCCCAGAAAGGTGGGCACATGA
- the rsmI gene encoding 16S rRNA (cytidine(1402)-2'-O)-methyltransferase — protein MVGTPIGNLGDASPRVLDTLRQADVLLCEDTRVTSRLLSHFGVRVSLQRADENTLASRIAPTLGRIAAGERVAFVSDAGMPGVSDPGQRLVDATLDAGLRVEVIPGPSAVTCALVASGLPMEHFFFEGFLPRRHKAQLERLRALASVPGALVVYESPHRVAATLATIAEAFPMRQVALVRELTKLHEEVVRGVAPHVAAELAACGEVRGECVVIIGAPEEDEATSVPVRPLEDAIAAGLAADEPPSALAKRLAREYGLPKPQVYDRVVKASRAR, from the coding sequence ATGGTGGGCACGCCCATCGGCAACCTGGGCGATGCGTCCCCGCGCGTGCTGGACACGCTGCGCCAGGCGGACGTGTTACTCTGCGAGGACACGCGCGTGACCTCAAGGCTGCTGTCCCACTTTGGCGTTCGCGTGTCGCTGCAGCGTGCGGACGAGAACACCCTGGCCTCCCGCATCGCGCCCACGCTCGGGCGCATCGCGGCCGGGGAGCGCGTGGCCTTCGTGTCCGACGCGGGCATGCCGGGCGTCTCCGATCCGGGACAGCGCCTGGTGGATGCCACGCTCGATGCGGGCCTGCGCGTGGAGGTCATCCCCGGTCCGAGTGCCGTCACCTGTGCGCTCGTGGCCTCGGGGCTTCCCATGGAGCACTTCTTCTTCGAGGGGTTCCTCCCGCGCAGGCACAAGGCCCAGCTGGAGCGCCTGCGCGCGCTGGCGTCCGTGCCGGGTGCCCTTGTGGTGTACGAGAGCCCTCATCGCGTGGCCGCGACGCTGGCCACCATCGCCGAGGCGTTTCCCATGAGACAGGTTGCCCTCGTGCGCGAGCTCACCAAGCTGCATGAGGAGGTCGTGCGGGGGGTGGCCCCCCATGTGGCGGCAGAGCTTGCGGCATGCGGGGAGGTTCGGGGCGAGTGCGTCGTGATCATCGGCGCACCGGAGGAGGACGAGGCCACGTCTGTGCCCGTGCGGCCACTCGAGGATGCCATCGCTGCCGGCCTTGCGGCCGACGAGCCCCCCAGCGCGCTTGCCAAGCGCCTTGCCAGGGAGTATGGCCTTCCCAAGCCGCAGGTGTACGACCGGGTGGTGAAGGCGTCCCGCGCACGTTGA
- a CDS encoding ABC transporter permease, with amino-acid sequence MRCSLKTCVIALVREKTLLWWAFLFPVVMCLLFMGMFSHLDAGYAEATTRLAVVEDANYQGAYGLPETIEAISSPDASPKVADVTAYDTEDAALAATNAGDVDAYLMVDGDGMPQLHVAARLNGELQPAVLEAVLDSYLHTRNGIATLLERDPQALEDASTVAAFRSDAVRTVRLQATKAAPDGKVRYYFALLGMVAGMGMMLSSQALRRVLPRCSEVGARVAVAGTPRWRILAATILGSWLCEFAVMLAVVAFMRLVCGVDFGSNAPLVTLAVLMSTLTACALGSLIGTFAGLTGGGTPLVSAVSCGLSFFTGLYGAASQQVSDGLEAGMPLLAHANPLWQMTHCFFSLLYYDTLAPFWWSCLMLVTMALAFFCLAALNMRRASHV; translated from the coding sequence ATGCGCTGCAGCCTCAAGACCTGCGTCATCGCCCTCGTGCGCGAGAAGACGCTCCTGTGGTGGGCCTTCCTGTTTCCCGTCGTGATGTGCCTGCTCTTCATGGGGATGTTCTCCCACCTCGATGCCGGCTATGCCGAAGCCACCACCAGGCTTGCCGTGGTGGAGGATGCCAACTACCAGGGAGCCTACGGGCTGCCGGAGACCATCGAAGCCATCAGCTCGCCCGATGCCAGTCCCAAGGTCGCCGACGTCACGGCCTATGACACCGAGGACGCTGCCCTGGCGGCCACCAACGCCGGTGACGTTGACGCCTACCTCATGGTGGATGGGGATGGCATGCCCCAGCTCCATGTGGCGGCTCGCCTGAATGGCGAGCTGCAGCCTGCCGTGCTCGAGGCCGTGCTCGACAGCTACCTGCACACGAGGAACGGGATTGCGACACTCCTCGAGCGGGACCCACAGGCACTCGAGGATGCCTCCACCGTTGCGGCCTTCCGCTCGGATGCCGTGCGGACGGTGCGCCTTCAGGCCACGAAGGCGGCTCCCGATGGCAAGGTGCGCTACTACTTCGCCCTTCTGGGCATGGTCGCGGGCATGGGCATGATGCTTTCCTCCCAGGCGCTGCGCCGCGTGCTTCCGCGGTGCAGCGAGGTCGGGGCTCGCGTGGCGGTGGCTGGCACGCCTCGCTGGCGCATCCTAGCGGCCACGATCCTGGGCTCATGGCTCTGCGAGTTCGCGGTCATGCTTGCGGTGGTCGCCTTCATGCGCCTCGTCTGTGGCGTGGACTTTGGGAGCAACGCCCCGCTCGTGACGCTCGCGGTGCTCATGTCGACCCTTACGGCCTGTGCGCTGGGCAGCCTCATCGGCACCTTCGCGGGTCTCACGGGAGGCGGGACGCCTCTGGTGTCTGCTGTCAGCTGTGGCCTCTCGTTCTTCACAGGGCTCTATGGCGCCGCCTCCCAACAGGTGAGCGATGGCCTTGAGGCGGGCATGCCCCTGCTTGCCCACGCGAACCCACTCTGGCAGATGACGCACTGCTTCTTCTCGTTGCTGTACTACGACACCCTGGCGCCGTTCTGGTGGAGCTGCCTCATGCTGGTGACAATGGCGCTCGCGTTCTTCTGCCTGGCGGCACTCAACATGAGGAGGGCGTCCCATGTCTAG
- a CDS encoding response regulator: MRVIVVDDDAIVAKSLRLILSAEKDIDVVGLGTSGPDAVRLFEDELPEVLLMDIQMPDGDGLTASREILGAHPTARIVFLTTFSDDEYITGALRLGARGYLIKQDIDTIAPALRAVMAGQSVLGDEVLERATALGAASAPVQPDESALSPLTTRERDVVRAVADGLDNKEIAGALCLSEGTVRNHISAVLTKLGLRNRTQLAVFYYQNCR; encoded by the coding sequence ATGAGGGTCATCGTGGTGGATGACGACGCCATCGTCGCGAAATCGCTCCGCCTCATCCTGTCTGCCGAGAAGGACATCGATGTCGTCGGTCTAGGCACCAGCGGCCCCGATGCGGTGCGCCTCTTTGAGGACGAGCTTCCCGAGGTGCTCCTCATGGACATCCAGATGCCCGACGGCGACGGCCTCACGGCCTCACGCGAGATCCTTGGCGCGCACCCCACCGCACGCATCGTCTTCCTCACGACCTTCTCGGATGACGAGTACATCACGGGTGCGCTGCGCCTTGGTGCCCGTGGTTACCTCATCAAGCAGGACATAGACACCATCGCCCCGGCGCTGCGCGCCGTCATGGCCGGGCAGTCCGTGCTGGGGGACGAGGTGCTGGAACGAGCCACGGCCTTGGGCGCCGCCTCGGCGCCAGTGCAGCCGGACGAGTCCGCCTTGTCGCCCCTCACCACACGCGAGCGCGATGTGGTGCGTGCCGTGGCCGATGGCCTCGACAACAAGGAGATCGCCGGTGCGCTCTGCCTCAGCGAGGGCACCGTACGCAATCACATCTCGGCGGTGCTGACGAAGCTGGGGCTCAGGAACCGCACGCAGCTGGCGGTGTTCTACTACCAGAACTGCCGCTAA
- a CDS encoding peptide chain release factor 3, with translation MPSLQDQIASRRTFAIISHPDAGKTTLTEKLLLYTGSIQTAGSVKGKASARHAVSDWMDIERERGISVTSSVLQFTYGDYCINILDTPGHQDFSEDTYRTLMAADAAVMVIDGAKGVEAQTKKLFRVCTLRHIPIFTFVNKLDHDARDPFDLMEEIETVLGIGTYPMNWPIGSGRSFRGVFDRSSRRVLAFEGDGHANVTKRVAEVEAELGDSTLDGLIGQENHQELTDDIELLDGADHEFDLDAVRTGRLTPVFFGSALTNFGVEPFLKDFLRLAPAPLPYTDELTGEQVAPTCDDFSGFVFKIQANMDKNHRDRIAFVRICSGRFERGMDAYHVQGDRRLKLATGTSMMADDRAIVDEAFAGDVVGLFDPGVFSIGDTVCTGRQHVRYPGIPTFAPEHFARVTQVDTLKRKQFVKGVEELAQEGAIQIFRELGSGMESVIVGVVGVLQLDVLERRLRSEYHVAVSRSPLPYTQIRWVQNGPDELDVRALDLSRDTARVEDMRGARLLLFTNEWNVDWAIERNPKLRLSEFGNVSV, from the coding sequence ATGCCAAGCCTGCAGGACCAGATTGCATCACGTCGCACCTTCGCCATCATCAGTCACCCCGATGCGGGCAAGACGACCCTCACCGAGAAGCTGCTGCTCTACACCGGCAGCATCCAGACGGCAGGCTCGGTCAAGGGCAAGGCGAGTGCCCGGCATGCCGTCTCGGACTGGATGGACATCGAGAGGGAGCGCGGCATCTCCGTGACGTCCTCCGTCCTGCAGTTCACCTATGGCGACTACTGCATCAACATCCTCGACACCCCCGGTCACCAGGACTTCTCCGAGGACACCTACCGCACGCTCATGGCTGCCGACGCCGCCGTCATGGTCATCGACGGCGCCAAGGGCGTGGAGGCGCAGACCAAGAAGCTCTTCCGTGTGTGCACGCTGCGTCATATCCCCATCTTCACCTTCGTGAACAAGCTCGATCACGATGCGCGTGACCCCTTCGATCTCATGGAGGAGATAGAGACGGTCCTGGGCATCGGCACCTACCCCATGAACTGGCCCATCGGCAGTGGTCGCAGCTTCAGGGGCGTGTTCGACCGCTCCTCGCGGCGCGTGCTCGCCTTCGAGGGGGATGGCCACGCCAACGTCACCAAGAGGGTCGCCGAGGTCGAGGCGGAGCTGGGCGATTCCACGCTCGACGGGCTCATCGGGCAGGAGAACCACCAGGAGCTGACCGACGACATCGAGCTTCTTGACGGTGCGGACCACGAGTTCGACCTCGACGCCGTCCGCACGGGCCGGCTCACCCCGGTGTTCTTTGGCTCGGCCCTCACCAACTTTGGCGTGGAACCCTTCCTCAAGGACTTCCTGCGCCTGGCCCCAGCGCCCCTGCCCTACACGGACGAGCTCACGGGCGAGCAGGTTGCTCCCACGTGCGACGACTTCTCGGGCTTCGTGTTCAAGATCCAGGCCAACATGGACAAGAACCACCGCGACCGCATCGCCTTCGTGCGCATCTGCTCGGGAAGGTTCGAGCGCGGCATGGACGCCTATCACGTGCAGGGTGACCGCCGCCTCAAGCTGGCCACGGGCACCTCGATGATGGCCGATGACCGCGCCATCGTGGACGAGGCCTTTGCGGGCGACGTCGTGGGCCTCTTCGACCCGGGCGTCTTTTCCATCGGCGACACCGTGTGCACGGGTAGGCAGCACGTGCGCTACCCCGGCATCCCCACGTTCGCGCCGGAGCACTTCGCTCGCGTCACGCAGGTGGACACGCTCAAGCGCAAGCAGTTCGTCAAGGGCGTGGAGGAGCTCGCGCAGGAGGGTGCCATCCAGATCTTCCGCGAGCTGGGCTCAGGCATGGAGAGCGTCATCGTGGGTGTGGTGGGCGTGCTGCAGCTGGACGTGCTGGAGCGGCGCCTCAGGAGCGAGTATCACGTGGCCGTGAGCCGCAGCCCGCTGCCGTACACGCAGATCCGCTGGGTGCAGAACGGACCCGACGAGCTGGACGTGCGCGCGCTCGACCTCTCGCGCGACACGGCGCGCGTGGAGGACATGCGCGGCGCGCGCCTGCTGCTCTTCACCAACGAGTGGAACGTCGACTGGGCCATCGAGCGCAACCCCAAGCTCAGGCTCTCCGAGTTCGGCAACGTCTCGGTGTGA
- a CDS encoding 3-isopropylmalate dehydratase small subunit: MKFKGTAFCYGRDIDTDVIIPARYLNTSDPAELARHCLEDLDATFTSRVRPGDIIVADENFGCGSSREHAPVAIKAAGVSVVIAKSFARIFYRNAINIGLPILECPEAVDAIQDGDVVSVDADTGTVRDETYGQSFDAQPFPPFIQEIINEGGLVARTRKLLAHKEA, from the coding sequence ATGAAGTTCAAGGGCACCGCATTTTGCTACGGGCGCGACATCGACACCGACGTGATCATCCCGGCGCGCTACCTCAACACGAGCGATCCCGCCGAGCTGGCCCGCCACTGCCTCGAGGACCTGGATGCCACGTTCACCAGCCGTGTGCGGCCCGGTGACATCATCGTGGCCGACGAGAACTTCGGCTGTGGCTCCTCGCGCGAGCATGCACCGGTGGCCATCAAGGCCGCGGGCGTCTCGGTGGTCATCGCCAAGAGCTTCGCGCGCATCTTCTACCGCAACGCCATCAACATCGGCCTGCCCATCCTGGAGTGCCCCGAGGCCGTGGATGCCATCCAGGACGGCGACGTGGTAAGCGTGGACGCCGACACGGGCACGGTGCGCGACGAGACCTACGGCCAGAGCTTCGACGCCCAGCCCTTCCCACCGTTCATCCAGGAGATCATCAACGAGGGCGGCTTGGTCGCCCGCACCAGGAAGCTGCTCGCCCACAAGGAGGCATAG
- a CDS encoding flavin reductase family protein: protein MIDERALWNISAGVYLFTCTDADGKRPIGRTIDAVSQANAKPAIITVSLHKGGHSSHVVKPFGHFSLTVLAKDAPMDLIKGFGLRSSKDNDKFAGLEVRHDEQGVPWVADGALSQISCDVKAILDEGDHLLILGEVTGSQVLAQGEPMTYGYYRSLK from the coding sequence ATGATCGATGAGAGGGCACTTTGGAACATCAGTGCTGGTGTCTATCTCTTTACCTGCACGGATGCGGATGGCAAGCGGCCCATCGGCCGCACGATCGATGCGGTCTCGCAGGCGAACGCCAAACCTGCCATCATCACCGTCTCGCTGCACAAGGGAGGCCACAGCTCCCATGTGGTCAAGCCGTTTGGCCACTTCAGCCTCACCGTGCTTGCCAAGGACGCACCGATGGATCTCATCAAGGGGTTTGGCCTGCGCTCGAGCAAGGACAACGACAAGTTTGCGGGCCTTGAGGTCAGGCACGACGAGCAGGGCGTCCCATGGGTTGCGGACGGCGCGCTCTCCCAGATATCCTGCGATGTCAAGGCGATCCTGGATGAGGGCGACCACCTGCTCATCCTGGGCGAGGTCACGGGGTCCCAGGTTCTCGCGCAGGGAGAACCAATGACCTACGGCTACTATCGTTCCCTCAAGTAG
- a CDS encoding ABC transporter ATP-binding protein, whose translation MPTQTVVHVDNLVKRYGGLCAVNHLSLDIAQGEIFGLLGPNGSGKTTTINCILQLLRYDHGTIELFGTPMAPTAYDLKRRIGIVPQAVAVYDELTVRENIDSFCALYVSDHARRRQLVNEAVAFVGLEKFQGFRPKRLSGGLLRRLNIACGIAHRPELIILDEPTVAVDPQSRNAILDGIRRLNEAGSTVIYTSHYMEEVEELCSRIMIMDHGRSVAAGTVDELKAMVSVGERVTVELADVSEQVVDQVRRLPHVRCVTVDGMLLRIGCTAGGHNLADVLGVLTDAGVAYGRVLSEPPTLNDVFLDITGRALRDEA comes from the coding sequence ATGCCAACACAGACTGTCGTGCACGTGGATAACCTCGTCAAACGCTATGGGGGCCTCTGTGCCGTCAACCACCTGAGCCTGGACATCGCGCAGGGTGAGATCTTCGGCCTGCTCGGTCCCAACGGCTCGGGCAAGACCACGACCATCAACTGCATCCTGCAGCTGCTGCGCTACGACCACGGTACCATCGAGCTCTTTGGCACACCCATGGCGCCTACGGCCTACGATCTCAAGCGGCGCATCGGCATCGTCCCGCAGGCGGTTGCGGTCTACGACGAGCTCACGGTGCGTGAGAACATCGACAGCTTCTGTGCGCTCTACGTGAGCGACCATGCCCGCCGTCGCCAGCTCGTGAACGAGGCCGTCGCCTTCGTGGGGCTCGAGAAGTTCCAGGGCTTCCGACCCAAGAGGCTCTCGGGGGGCCTGTTGCGCCGCCTCAACATTGCCTGTGGCATCGCGCACAGGCCCGAGCTCATCATCCTCGACGAGCCCACGGTGGCAGTGGACCCTCAGAGCAGGAACGCCATCCTCGACGGCATCCGTCGCCTCAACGAGGCGGGTTCCACCGTCATCTACACTTCGCACTACATGGAGGAGGTCGAGGAGCTTTGCAGTCGCATCATGATCATGGACCACGGCCGCTCGGTGGCCGCCGGCACGGTGGACGAGCTCAAGGCCATGGTCTCGGTGGGGGAGCGCGTCACGGTGGAGCTTGCGGACGTTTCCGAGCAGGTGGTTGATCAGGTGCGTCGCCTCCCTCACGTGCGCTGCGTCACCGTCGACGGCATGCTACTGCGCATCGGGTGCACGGCGGGCGGCCACAACCTGGCCGACGTCCTCGGCGTGCTCACGGATGCCGGCGTTGCGTACGGGCGCGTGCTCTCCGAGCCACCGACCCTAAATGACGTGTTCCTCGATATCACGGGTCGCGCCCTGCGCGACGAGGCATAG
- the leuB gene encoding 3-isopropylmalate dehydrogenase — MAHTTYKIVTLPGDGIGPEILAEAKRVLAVIGTATDVDFVCEDQLIGGAAIDATRTAGEEVTALPPATLEAAKAADAVLLAAVGGPAWDDPSASVRPEQGLLAIRKSLGLYLNLRPVRIYTALRDASPLRPERLDGVDLLIVRELTGGLYFGTHERVHDVDGAGVDGTSGEVATDSMEYAEYEIERVVRWAYEAAARRSQVVTSVDKANVLETSRLWREVNHRLNEEFEDVEGEDMLVDNCAMQLVANPAQFDVLVTENTFGDILSDEASMLTGSLGMLASASLGDGTALYEPSHGSAPDLAGKGIANPLAQILSVELMLRYSFQMDEAADALAGAVDDVLDAGWRTADIADGASPADRVLGTTAMGDRIIGALEARLA; from the coding sequence ATGGCCCACACCACCTACAAGATCGTCACCCTGCCCGGCGATGGCATTGGCCCGGAGATCCTTGCCGAGGCCAAGCGCGTGCTCGCCGTCATCGGCACGGCCACGGACGTGGACTTCGTCTGCGAGGACCAGCTCATCGGCGGCGCTGCCATCGATGCCACGCGTACCGCGGGCGAGGAGGTCACGGCACTCCCCCCCGCGACGCTCGAGGCGGCCAAGGCGGCGGACGCCGTGCTCCTTGCCGCCGTCGGCGGTCCCGCGTGGGATGACCCCTCCGCGAGCGTGCGCCCCGAACAGGGCCTGCTTGCCATCCGCAAGAGCCTCGGCCTCTACCTCAACCTGCGGCCCGTGCGCATCTACACGGCACTGCGTGACGCCTCCCCCCTGCGCCCGGAGCGGTTGGATGGCGTGGACCTGCTCATCGTGCGCGAGCTCACGGGCGGCCTCTACTTTGGCACACACGAACGCGTGCACGACGTCGACGGTGCCGGTGTGGACGGCACGAGCGGCGAGGTCGCCACCGACTCCATGGAGTATGCCGAGTACGAGATCGAGCGCGTGGTGCGTTGGGCCTACGAGGCGGCCGCACGCCGCAGCCAGGTCGTGACCTCGGTGGACAAGGCCAACGTGCTCGAGACCTCCCGTCTGTGGCGCGAGGTCAACCACCGCCTCAACGAGGAGTTCGAGGACGTCGAGGGCGAGGACATGCTCGTGGACAACTGTGCCATGCAGCTCGTGGCCAACCCGGCGCAGTTCGACGTGCTCGTGACCGAGAACACCTTCGGTGACATCCTCTCCGACGAGGCCTCCATGCTCACCGGATCGCTCGGCATGCTCGCCAGCGCCTCGCTGGGCGATGGCACGGCCCTCTACGAGCCCAGCCATGGCTCCGCGCCCGACCTCGCGGGCAAGGGCATCGCCAACCCGCTTGCGCAGATACTCTCCGTGGAGCTCATGCTGCGCTACAGCTTCCAGATGGACGAGGCGGCGGATGCCCTGGCCGGTGCCGTGGACGACGTGCTCGACGCCGGCTGGCGCACCGCGGACATCGCCGATGGGGCCTCGCCTGCCGATCGCGTGCTGGGTACCACTGCCATGGGCGACAGGATCATCGGGGCCCTCGAGGCGCGCCTGGCGTAA
- a CDS encoding ABC transporter permease, producing the protein MSSFKTCLRILWGHKVVLLVYIVLLSLLGLLMGLGSGHDDTTSYERAVPNVAVIDRDGSALSQALRAHVERGSNTETIADDPLAIQDAIAKGSVSYILVIPAGWGQGLMDAAAAGTSAPDLETYVSYQSAEGSLVDVETVGYAQGLYGSAATMGGDQEEVASLTDGAMEERTATSIARQDATPLSDAFELACKFSTYPMLAGISVCIAILMESLNAEAVLDRRLVAPTTARRRNGGLLAVCILLGVGVWAWIFGLDVLLFVRGELATSPAQVALVGGSLAAYAFFSVASGFLLGQLRLSANAANAFANIAGMAMSFLGGAWVGLSLLPDALVTLAHFTPAYWCCEVVTSAVSMVDVSQQTVLPLVGQIGIVALFGCAVLTVALLVGRNRGRDELA; encoded by the coding sequence ATGTCTAGCTTCAAGACCTGCCTCAGGATCCTGTGGGGTCACAAGGTGGTGCTCCTCGTCTACATCGTGCTGCTCTCCCTGCTGGGGCTTCTGATGGGACTGGGGTCCGGGCATGACGACACGACCTCCTACGAGCGGGCCGTGCCCAACGTCGCCGTGATAGACCGCGATGGGTCCGCCCTCTCGCAGGCGCTCAGGGCCCATGTGGAACGGGGCAGCAACACGGAGACGATCGCGGACGACCCGCTTGCCATCCAGGATGCCATCGCCAAGGGGAGCGTCTCGTATATTCTCGTGATTCCCGCGGGGTGGGGCCAGGGTCTCATGGATGCCGCGGCGGCGGGCACGAGCGCACCCGACCTCGAGACCTATGTCTCATACCAGTCGGCCGAGGGCTCGCTCGTGGACGTCGAGACCGTGGGCTATGCGCAGGGGCTCTATGGCAGCGCGGCCACGATGGGTGGCGACCAGGAGGAGGTGGCGTCCCTCACGGACGGCGCCATGGAGGAGCGCACGGCAACGAGCATCGCCCGACAGGACGCGACGCCCCTTTCCGATGCCTTCGAGTTGGCATGCAAGTTCTCCACCTATCCGATGCTCGCCGGCATCTCCGTCTGCATTGCCATCCTCATGGAGAGCCTCAACGCCGAGGCCGTGCTCGACCGGAGGTTGGTGGCGCCCACGACAGCACGTCGGCGCAACGGCGGCCTGCTTGCGGTCTGCATCCTGCTCGGCGTCGGTGTGTGGGCATGGATATTTGGCCTCGACGTCCTCCTCTTCGTCCGCGGGGAACTTGCCACCTCCCCGGCTCAGGTGGCGCTTGTGGGTGGCTCCCTCGCTGCCTACGCGTTCTTCTCCGTCGCAAGTGGCTTTCTGCTTGGACAGCTGCGTCTCTCGGCGAACGCGGCGAACGCCTTCGCCAACATTGCGGGCATGGCGATGTCCTTCCTCGGTGGTGCCTGGGTGGGACTGAGCCTCCTGCCGGACGCGTTGGTCACCCTTGCGCACTTCACACCTGCGTACTGGTGCTGTGAGGTGGTGACATCTGCCGTGAGCATGGTTGACGTGAGTCAGCAGACAGTGCTGCCGCTCGTGGGCCAGATAGGCATCGTGGCGCTCTTTGGTTGCGCCGTGCTCACCGTGGCGCTGCTGGTGGGTCGCAACCGTGGCCGCGACGAGCTGGCCTAG